A region of the Festucalex cinctus isolate MCC-2025b chromosome 8, RoL_Fcin_1.0, whole genome shotgun sequence genome:
ctatataaatataaaactaaTGCTTTGGAGGTTTATGTaagatagtttttttgttttttttttacttgttaaggACTGAAAAAATTTAACTGCTTATGGCTTTATTAGAGCCACACTGTTGTATTTTGATAAATGACACAGGCAGATCAATTTGTTGTTATACAATTAGTTGTTACTATCAATTTCACACCACTTTGCGATTCGGAACTACCTATCGTCAAATACACATCGGCAGCAGCCTGGTGCAGTTTTTGGAGTATTTTGTTTGCGGTTAAAATACGTTCTGGTGGAGAGGTCacagagtttttttgttttgttttgttttgttttgttttgttttgttttttgttttttgttttgttttgttttttgttttgttttttgttttgttttttgttttgtttttatgtgcagACAGCCAAAGGTTATCTGTCACTTGGTTCTGCAGATAAGGGTCCAATCATATTTTAAGGCACTTGGAAAAATAATCCTTAATGATCTGTGCTGAACTGGACTATAGCAATTTGAATATATGAGtataatttgattttattttgtttttctgaccCATTGACTACCATATATGGACAAACGTATTTGTACTACTCCACCAACTTTTGTGGGAACAGAACCCCGATCTAAACTCCTCAACACATGCAGAGAATAGTATTGGCATTGTGAGCCAGCCCTTTGAAAATTATTGACCTCTTGACTTCAAACAAATTCTTCGATCCACCCCAAAGTCTTTCCGGGAGAGTGTAAACCGTGTTTGCCTTTAAAAGGGAGctcaacttttttgtttttttcttaaatttttcAACATCTGCAGTTGTTATGGTCAGCTGTcctaatacttttgtccatataaATAGTGTCGGGTAAAAACAGTGCACACAGCAGTATTTCCTCAAAAATTGTGTTGAGCCTTTCTTGCTTTTCctttgagcctttttttttctatatatatcAGCTAGAAATCACAACGCTTGTCGCTATTTGAAAGAATGTCCATTCATTCCCACCTTGAAAACTGATGTTGAAGAATGTCGCTTTTTAttcaaatgctgtttttttttaacaaaaatgggtgtttgtttctgtttttttttactttgtgtgcCATGCtgttttcacatttctttttgtttgaattGCTGTTCTCTGAGAAACGCTCAGACTTGAACTCCCACTACCAACACAGTTGAGGCCATCCCCTCTTGATGATTgtaatgaaaaatgaatgatgTCAATTAAGCGGGGGTGCTTCAAGTCAAGCATGATCTGTGCCGGAGCAAACCCAGGAAATGAAGCTCATCctcacacactggagaaaaaaaaaagagagatagagagagagaatcTCCATACCTTGTCTTGCAAGCCAATTTGGATCAGCACCTTCCACATTACAATTAATGGCTTtttcactccttttttttttttttttttttttttttttttctttttttttctttttttgaagagctcagaattgttcattcggtagtcttaccgattcaacgtcttgtcatcattgctttttCACTCCTATGACTCGGCTAAAATATTCCTCAGAGCTTATCGAGCGATCGAAATGTTTTAATGATGACCTATCTAAAAACAGACCCACACTTAAAGATAATTTTCATGATGTAACACCTTGTACAATGCAACATTTTTCGTGTTGTGCCGGGAGTAGTTGTGGATGTTGATTGTCTCATGCACTATTTGCaccagaagagaaaaaaaaactaaataaagacCCACATGTGATTAAAAATGTGGGAATTGTAATTCCTGTTGAAGTCTGTAAGCCTTCTATTCATCTTCTGTAGGGATTTGAAGTAGCAAATGTATGACCAGCCACTGAAATTAATGTTTGTGCATTGTAATATTCCCACCCCCAAAGCATCACAAGTGCCCACACAACCTGAATTGGACAAGTATTTGCTTGCTTATTGCCTGTTAGTTTATGCTTCAATGTCACTATGTTTGAATCATGACACTGTGCCAACTtgtgaaaaacacaattttgctttaaaacaaaaaacaaaaaaaagtgcctcatattatttaaaaaaaaaaatgttcccagTGGTAAGATCGAAATGGTGTGTTTTCTATTAACGTAAGCAAAATTGGGAGGATGCTCTGAGAACGATGGAACCAAAGCAGAATCAATCAGAATCAACTATTCTTTTAATGCTCCATCAGTTTTCATAGTAGCGAAAAACTGTTATAGGTGGAAACGTGCTTGCCGTATGCCGGGAAATTACCCAACATTTGCAAATGATGTAGTCTGCCCATGCACAGTGGCTGCAACAACACCAAGGGAAACCATTTCATGGGTACAAAGATGTAGTGTAAGACCTTCCTCGTCTTTCCTCTGAAATGTCGTCTTAATGTCTCCAACTGCACTCACTCATCCCTTTTCCTCGCTGACATTTATCTTGGACCGTCTTCCTGGTCGTCCAGGATGAATTATTGCCCTACTTTGTACATAATGTAAGGTTATTTATATTTCATTCCTGTCTACTGCCTTGCTTATTTTATTCCCCCACCCCATCAccgtcttgcttttttttttttttttttaataaagctgtATATTGAATTGTAACGGGAccattttgaaatgtattgGCTGTTTTGTTTGCAATTTTTAATTGGTATAATTGTCTTAAAATAATCCAACTTTTTATTTGCCTATGTTGGTTTCTAGTGTTTTTGTTATTCAACATTtgaatatatgtgtatataattatatatatgatcaaattatatataattatataatgcCAGATGGCCTTTCTAAGCAAGATACTGTTCAAAACTAATAAAGTGCTTGAGATTTTTTCTTCTCAGTCTCTGTCTGATGCTTATTTGAAGTCAAGACAACTGATGCTCATTAAAATGCTCACAATGCAGCGAAGACCGATGGCATCGATGTACGTCATTGCCAGTCATTCGTGTCtctttagatcaggggtgtcaaactcatgttagctcaggggccgcatggaggaaaatatattaccaagtgggccgcatcggtaaaataacggtatataacttaaaaacgattgccgtcaattatacacagattttcgctatttgtgggccagccctatattacggagctcaactgtaatcatattgttccaaaaaaaataatacaaatgcaaaaggAATGTagcaacactgagttctggacgtgttaaatcacctgttttgtatatatattgttcccagaatgcattgcatggcgcagttaatgacgttaggacgctaatccttgtcatatctatttgtgttaccaataattgaatttgtgtcttatttaacgtttgtcggtctatgattaaaaaataatactaataataataattaagttgtgtgtaaaataatgacatccaggactattcccccatacaagttgcattgttCATCTGAGGAGtgcttgtgaaattaaacattttatgcATTTTGATTGTAGCTGACTGATTGTGGCCCAACACTCGcagccccctctctctctctgcgctACCTGAAATGCTTTGGACAACTGAGATAGACTACACGCTCGCACACATCGACGGGAACGCGCTGGACCGCAAGCACTGGGACTCGGCCTGGGCGCggtccacacgtcgcaaacaggAACCGGAAACAGCGCTGATGTGTAAAAcgtggaagtcccgcctcctccgtggaaCATACCATTAGTTTACCTTTTATTTTCCTAAAAAGGCCCAgcaaaaataattgtattttttgtaaatacagGAATGGCTAGTGTTCTAAATTTTCAATATTTATCCtaatattattgtattatttttactttaaaatctTTTGACACTTGTAATTTCTTGCCAAAAGAAATTAATTAAccaatacaaatgtactttatttGGCCCAATTGTGAATAATTAGACAAGCTTTTATATTAAAGTGTCTTTGTGAAATTGTACATCAAAGGAGGCAGTCATATTGTGATTTATTCCATATGAGTTTATTCTAGTTAGTAGCACAACTTCCAAGGAAAGCATATGATAAAACCTTATTCAATTTCATACTAAGCTACAGTATGACAAGTATCGCCAGTGGCGTGGGTGACCTTTGACTACCTGGCATCATCTCCACATTGACAAATTTGTACAGGAAATATAATTGAAAAGGGAAATTGTCTATGGCCTGGCTCGGGGTCTACCATGTTTGTTCCTCTGCAATCATCCTTCCTGTATTGACTTGCAGAAGTGAGGTTCCAAGATGAGTCATCAAGATCAATTCCAAAAAAGAGGGATTTCTTGTGAATATGCGCTAAAATCTTTAGGTTGACAGTTGGATATTAATTAAACAGTCATATCTGTTTGGAATTATTGTGATTTAGACAAGATAAAGGCTattcaaaaatgtcaaatgaaaGTGTGATGCATCGTAAACGTCCGCCCCGTGGGTGTCACTGCTGTTTGCAGCTGATAATGGGAATTATCCAGGTCCTATACAACTTGTGACCCCAAATGTTAATTTCTCCCCTTGGGAGGGAAGGAGCAATGTGGTCAGATAAGGGCGGGACAAACGCCGAACACTAATGGAGAGCTGAACTACATATATAGGACTTGAATACCATCTGTTCCGAAAACGCTGTGAAATAATTGGCAACTAAAAGAAAGAAGAGTCTCAAGCTTCTGGAAGAACCTTAAAACAAGATCAAGTCAGATCAACTTTAGACTAAggtaagccccccccccccccccccccccccccccccactatttTATTGATCTACTCATTTTATTTTGCGAATTTAATATCCCAGGCATAGAAGCAAGCAAATCGGTAGCCTAATACCATAATTGCCTAtgtcattttcaaacattttcagaAAGAAAAACTACAATTTCAAGAAGCAAAGTGAGTCCAATTGTCTCGATTTCAATCTTTGTGGATTACTACGACATGGCTGACCgaagatgtacaaaaacacaaagaaaaaaactttttagggttacttagggttttgtttttttgactgtAAATTAAAAAGGACTTGGGCAATTATGTTTTTATAGGTCTaaggaaataataaaatatttttgaactGTAAATATTTTGAAACAAGAACACCCTCAGAAAAAAAGGGTGTAAATGCTGCGAGAAAttgttgaccaaaaaaaaaaaaaaaaaagcatcaaagCACCATCGCGGACATTGAGGTAAATCGCAAAAAGTATGTGCAATTCCATGACTTTCTGTTGTAATTATTGTATTTCTGATCCTGGGTTTGGCCTTATAGAAGAGAAAATTCAATATATCAGAGAAATAATTGATTGATAAAATAGTTGTTTCAATAAAGCgtcacattttgttttcaaaagaggAAAATTAACCAACTCACGGCTCTAATGAAGACAAtcacgattaaaaaaaagaaaagaaaaatgtatagTATAATAATTTTCTTTCAAAAGGATAATATTTTCCACGATTGTCATTCCGTTTCTTCACCATTATGTTAGGATAACTCGAGTTCTTCTGTCTTATAATGAGGTGTGTGACATGCAACTGGACTTATGTTTAATTAAGTTCCCAAATATTGCTCCTTGCCCTCCAAAGGGCTCCTTTACATCAAATATTAGTGTCAGTCTTAACAACATTGTTGAAGCAAATCTCAAATATATGAATTGATACTTAAACACATTTATCACGAAATAAATGGAATGGCAGACATGACTCATGCCCATCTCTGCTTTGTAGGTAAATAAGAACTATCATGAGTTTATCTCGGCTGGCTTTACTGCTTGGACTGCTTCTGTGTATCGAAGCTCAGCTGTCCAGCGGCCAACATTGGTCGCATGGTTGGTATCCTGGAGGCAAGAGAGACCTGGACTCTTTTGGCACATCAGAGGTCAGGTGCAGTGCTAGTGTGTAGCGACTTTATTTTTGTGAGTGTGATGTGTGATTTACCTATTCTGTATCTATTACCCTAACATCTACTTTTCAGATTTCAGAGGAGATCAAACTATGTGAGGGCGGGGAATGCAGTTACCTGAGACCACAGAGGAGGAGCATTCAAAAGGCCATTCTTGTAAGTAGAAACAGCCTCTTCCCTGGATGATATGCAAAAGATTTCATTTGAAGGAATTGAAAAATGCATTAGAGCATCCGTGCTTTTAATTATTAGTGTAGTGTGCTGTAACTCACCAAATGGCTCTCTTTACAGTTGGATATCTTAACCAGAGAGCTCCAGAAGAAAAAGTAACAGCATATATCGATCCGATTCTCCTCTTCGTTATATTCATTTTGACTTCATTTCATGCAATGTGGGCTGTTGGCTTCAACAGAAAGATTTGTGGCAATTGGTCAGATGATGTGTGTTCAAAAGATGCCTTAATAAagagtttattttgatattattttttctcttcaatcTGTATCTGCTACTACATCACCAAAGGAGATTGGTTAATTTCCCCTTAATCAATGTACTGTTGCATGAACACATGTGAACCCTTTGGAATTACATATTTCTCCATTAATTGGTCGTAAAATGTGATATAATCCTAAGTCACAGCAATAAACAAATAGTCTGTTACCACAAACTATTACCACATAAACAATTCCAATATTTATTGAACACAACATACAACATCTTGGGATTTATTAACTGGTTAagcctttggcagcaataacctCAACCTGTTATGATCTTGATCTCTGTTTCGTTTATCTTAGTTTCTTATCTTGTGATTTCGTTTTGGTGCCGCCTGTTTGTGCCTCACTTGTTACATCATTAT
Encoded here:
- the gnrh2 gene encoding progonadoliberin-2, whose translation is MSLSRLALLLGLLLCIEAQLSSGQHWSHGWYPGGKRDLDSFGTSEISEEIKLCEGGECSYLRPQRRSIQKAILLDILTRELQKKK